In one window of Littorina saxatilis isolate snail1 linkage group LG11, US_GU_Lsax_2.0, whole genome shotgun sequence DNA:
- the LOC138979367 gene encoding uncharacterized protein, which translates to MAMNATRSAAVFLLCCACASGCTMDCFLDFRACAKERDDPDACQDAMLQCVEDCRVHQEREEESKHPLLGGLGLLPKRGSWSKRTIEGASVNLQVTHFLAWLRHKAIHSSLTEETVADSDEPAEKDRESFTTDQPISVKLRGSWSKREPISVEGRGSWDKRDPISVEGRGSWDKREPISVEGRGSWDKREPISVEGRGSWDKRDPISIEERGSRDKREPISVEGRGSWDKREPISVEERGSWEKREAINVERRGSWSKRDQPISVDDRGNWSKREPISVEVRGSWSKREPIVVAERGSWSKRQPISEQKRGSWSKRSLSPSEPIMFLKRGSWN; encoded by the exons ATGGCCATGAACGCGACACGATCAGCTGCTGTCTTCCTCCTGTGCTGCGCATGCGCAAGCGGATGCACCATGGACTGCTTCCTGGACTTCCGAGCATGCGCAAAGGAGCGAGATGACCCGGATGCGTGCCAGGACGCGATGTTGCAGTGTGTTGAGGACTGCAGGGTGCATCAAGAACGAGAAGA ggagaGTAAGCATCCACTACTGGGGGGCCTGGGTCTTCTCCCCAAACGCGGCAGCTGGAGTAAACGGACGATAGAGGGCGCTAGCGTCAACCTCCAGGTGACGCACTTCTTGGCATGGCTGCGACACAAAGCGATCCACTCATCCCTCACTGAAGAGACTGTCGCGGATTCGGACGAACCGGCTGAAAAAGACCGCGAGAGTTTCACCACGGACCAGCCAATCAGCGTCAAGTTAAGAGGGAGCTGGAGCAAAAGAGAGCCAATCAGCGTTGAGGGGAGAGGCAGCTGGGACAAAAGGGATCCAATTAGTGTTGAGGGGAGAGGCAGCTGGGATAAAAGAGAGCCAATCAGCGTTGAGGGGAGAGGCAGCTGGGATAAAAGAGAGCCAATCAGCGTTGAGGGGAGAGGCAGCTGGGataaaagagatccaatcagcaTTGAGGAGAGAGGTAGCAGGGATAAAAGGGAGCCAATCAGCGTCGAGGGGAGAGGCAGCTGGGATAAAAGGGAGCCAATCAGCGTTGAGGAGAGAGGTAGCTGGGAAAAAAGAGAAGCAATCAACGTTGAGCGGAGAGGTAGTTGGAGCAAGCGGGATCAGCCAATCAGCGTCGATGATAGAGGGAACTGGAGCAAGCGAGAGCCAATCAGTGTGGAGGTAAGGGGCAGCTGGAGCAAACGGGAACCAATAGTAGTGGCCGAGAGAGGAAGCTGGAGCAAGAGACAGCCAATCAGCGAGCAGAAGAGAGGAAGTTGGAGTAAACGGAGCTTGAGTCCGTCTGAGCCAATCATGTTCCTCAAGAGAGGTAGCTGGAACTAG
- the LOC138980752 gene encoding putative uncharacterized protein DDB_G0290521 — translation MAHVQYMDTAQVRKRVQTSRGPDIKTPTQTSTQPDIKTPTPTSRQPDIKTPTQTSRQPDIKTVTQTSTQPDIKTPTQTSTQPDIKTATQTSRQPDIKTPTQTSTEPDIKTLTQTSTQPDIKTATQTSTQPDIKTATQTSTQPDIKTPTQTSTQPDIKTPTQTSRQPDIKTPTQTQIP, via the coding sequence ATGGCCCACGTCCAGTACATGGACACAGCGCAAGTCAGAAAACGTGTGCAGACATCAAGAGGGCCAGATATCaagacacccacacagacaTCAACACAGCCAGATATCAAGACACCCACACCGACATCAAGACAGCCAGATATCaagacacccacacagacaTCAAGACAGCCAGATATCAAGACAGTAACACAGACATCAACACAGCCAGATATCaagacacccacacagacaTCAACACAGCCAGATATCAAGACAGCCACACAGACATCAAGACAGCCAGATATCaagacacccacacagacaTCAACAGAGCCAGATATCaagacactcacacagacatcAACACAGCCAGATATCAAGACAGCCACACAGACATCAACACAGCCAGATATCAAGACAGCCACACAGACATCAACACAGCCAGATATCaagacacccacacagacaTCAACACAGCCAGATATCaagacacccacacagacaTCAAGACAGCCAGATATCaagacacccacacagacacaaatccCCTGA